TCTATGCCTACGGCCAGCTCGCCGCCGATCTCGAGATGGTCGCGATGTACGCCAACGGCGTCTCGGTGTGGCGCATGGCGCGGCCGGCGCTGCTCGCCGCCTGCGTCATCTCGGGGATCAACTTCCTGGTGTTCGACCAGGTCGTTCCGCGAAGCAACGCTCGTTTCACGACGTTGCAGCAGGATGTCGTCCAGAAGCTGCCGACGCTCACCCTCCGTCCGCAGGTGCTCAATCCGCTGCCGAACCAGTATGTGCTGCGCGCCGCCGAGATCGACCCGGTTTCCGGGGCGCTGACGGATGTGACCATCTACGACCTCTCCTCCTATCAGGGGTCACGGGTCATCCGCGCCGCACGCGGCGTGATGGGCGAGGCGCCGAACCGCACCGACCTGGTGCTGACGCTGTACGACGGCGTGGCGACGGAAGTGAAGTCGATCGAACCGGGGCGGCTGGAGCGGACGACCTTCGCGGTGAATCGCGTCCGCGTCCCGGGCGTGGCCAATCAGTTGACCCGGAGCACCAACCAGTGGGACCGGAGCGACCGCGAACTCACCGGCTGCGAGCTGTTGATGGGGATCGACTCGGCGGCGTGGTACCGAAAGGAGGGGAAGAGCGAGCGCGAGGTGCTCACGCGCCGCGACCTGCGCCGCCTCGCCGGGTTGCCGGCGCTGCCTCCCCCGGCCATCCGCCAGATGCCGGCGCTGCCGACCCGCTGCGCCGCGTATCGGCCGGTCGAGCGGTGGTTCGAGCGGCTGATCCTGGGGAGGGAGGACACGGCGTTCACACCGCCGGTGCTGCCGCCTCCGGCGCCAACGGTTACCGCGGAGTCCATCAAGACGGTCGACAGCTTCCGCCCGTCGCTGCCGGTCATGCCCGCGCCGGGTGGCCCCGTGGTCACCCCGGCGACGCCGCCTCCCGGCGTGATCTACCGCCTCCCGGGGCAGCCCGCGCCGGGGAGCGCGCCGACCGATTCGGCGGTGAAGCAGGACTCGACGGCCCCCAAGGTGGTGGATTCCGTGACCGCCCCGGTGCTGAAGCCGCGGCCGGCGTCGCTTCCCCCCGAAACGACGGCCACGGTGGTACCGGCACCGGTCGTCGCGCCGCCGACGATCACCGCGACCACCGCGACCGCCGACGGGGCGCCGGCACCGCTGGTCGATGGGGGCGTGGCGGGGCAGGCCGCCGTCAACGCCCCACAGCAAGGCTTCCTGGTGCCGCCGACCGAGGTCGCACCCGTCACCGGTCTTGCCTCGACCATCGTCGACGTCAACAGCGCCCGCTACCAGGACGAGCGCAACCTGAAGACGACACGGGAGTTCGGCGTCGAGTACCACAAGAAGTTCGCGATCCCGCTCTCGGCCTTCGGCTTCGTGCTCGTGGCGATGGCACTCGCGCTCAAGTATCCGCGCAGCGGCATCGGCCTCGTCATCGGCGGCTCGCTGCTGATCTTCCTCGGATTCTACGTCCTGCTGATCGGCGGCGAGAACCTCGCCAACGTCGGCTACATCTCGCCGGCGATGGCGATGTACGCCCCCTTGGTGATCTTCACCCTGCTCGGGCTGGTGATGGTGGCATCGGCCAACCGCGAGATGGGAACGTCGCGCACCAGCGGCATCCTGCAGGCGATCGGCGAAGCGGTGCAGTCGCTGCTTCGCCGCCGTCGACCGGAGGCGGCGTGAAGCTGCTCGGCACCCTCGACCGTTACGTCCTCCGGCAATGGCTGGGGACCTTCCTCCTCTCGGCGATCGGCATTCCGCTCGTCGCGGTGCTGATCAATCTCTCCGAGCGCTTCGGCCCGCTCACCCGCAAGGGCGTCCCGGTCCCCGACATCCTCCTCGGCGAGCTCTACTTCCTGCCGTACCAGATGACCACGCTGCTGCCGGCGGCGGTCCTCTTCGCGACGGTCTTCACGCTGAACGGGATGGGGCGCTACAGCGAGCTCACCGCGGTGAAGGCGGGCGGGGTGTCGTTCTGGCGGCTGATCCTCCCGATGATCCTGCTCGCCACGCTCGCCGTACCGGCGAACTTTGCGCTGCAGGAGGCGGCCGCCACCTCGTCGTCGCGGCAGAAGGAGTTGCACCAGGAGCGGCTCAACTCGTCGTCGGCGCTTGGTCGCTACAACTTCGCCTTCATCTCGACCAGCGGCTGGACCTACGCGATCCACGAGCTGCAGCGGAAGGAGGGCGTCATGCTCGGCGTCCTGCTCACCCCGCCGCAGGCGGCACCGGGGCAGCCGGAGGGGTGGATCATCAGCGCCGACTCCGCCCGCTGGAGCAAGCGCCGGCAGCTCTGGGTGCTCCATCAGGGCGCGATGTACCAGGTGGGCGACAGCGGCCAGCGCGTCGAGACGGTGCGCTTCACGTCGCTCCGGCTCAAGACGATGCGCGAGACGCCGACGATGCTGCTCGACGAAGGGAAGAAGGGCGAAGAGATGCGGATCGGCGAATTCCGCGACTACCTCGACCTGCTCGAACGGAGCGGCACCAAACCGGGGATGCTCGCCGTCGACTATCGGCTCAAGTTCGCGCTGCCGTTCGCCTGCCTGATCGTCGCCCTCTTCGGCGCGCCCCTGGCCGTGACCAACCCGCGCGCCGGCGCCGCCCTCGGCCTCGCGATCGCGCTCGGCACCACGCTGGTCTACCTCACCGGCACGCAGATCATGAAGGCAATCGGCGGCAAGGACTACGTCGATCCCACCGTGGCCGCGTGGGCGATGAACGGGGTGTTCCTGGTGCTGGCGCTGGGGTTGTTGCGGAAGGTGAGAAGCTAGCGAACGGCGAACGGCGAACGGCGAACAGCGAACGGTGGTGAGGGGTGAGGGGTGAGGGGTGTGTCATCCTGAGCGAAGCCCGCGAAGCGGGCGCAGTCGAAGGACCCCTTTCCAGTGCGAGAGGTCCTTCGACTACGCAGCCCTCCGGGCTGCTTCGCTCAGGATGACAACTTCCTAGGCGATCGCCGTTCGCCGCTTCATCGCCACGCACAGCTCCGCCTCCACTGCCAGGGCGAACCCCCGCGCGGCAGCCTCATCGCGTGCGCGCACGGCCAACGTGACCTCGTCATCCGAGCAGGCCACTGTCTCGAGGGCGATGCCGGGCCAATCGATCAGCACCGAACAGATCCTGGCGCGAAGCCAGATGGCGTCGTGCGCCGTGGCCGCGCGTCCACGGTGGGGCGGGCGCCAGCGATGGTGCACCAGCGGCATGCGGGCTCCGTGGCGAGGGGTGCCCCACGGAACGGCACCGGCCTCAACTGCCCCTCAACGGACGCACGACATTCCCGAACGCCACAAGCCCCCGGACGCCGAAGCGCCCGGGGGCCTGTGGTCCTGCGGAACCGATTACCTGATCAGAAGGCGTACCGCAGGGAGACCTGACCCTGCCAGTACGACACCGAGTTGAGCGCCTTCGGATAGCGGAAGGTCCGGTCGCCGATGCGGGTGTCCATCTGCACCGTCGGGCGACCATCGGCCGTCTGGCCGGTGACCGTCAGCAGCGAGACCTGGGGGAAGCGGTTGTTCTGCTTGTACTGGCCCCAGTCCTGGTTGAGGAAGTTCAGGAAGTTGAAGATGTCCGCCTGCAGCGTCAGCTTCTGCCCCCGCATGCCCGGCAACGACTGGCGCACCGAGAGGTCGAGCTGGTTGAACCAGGGGTTGCGGCAGGTGTTGCGGCCCATGATTTCGCCCTTCTGCTTGGCGATGCACGGCTCGTCCTTGAGCAGCGCATCATACGCCGCCGCCTGCTGCGCCGCGGTAAAGGTGCCGTTCTGCACGAACGCCATCTGCGCACTGCTCGGCGCGATGTAGATCGGGTCGTTCGTGGCCACGCCGTCCGCGTTGCGGTCGCCGCGATTGTTCGCCCCGGAGTAGGTGTACGTGAAGTTCGTCCCCGACTGGCCGATGTAGATGAACGAGATGTCGGTCGGGAAGTTCTTCCACGGCGCCGTGTAGGTCATCGAGGCCGTGATGCGGTGCGGACGGTCGAAGGACGAGGGATCGACCTGCGTGTCGAGCTGGTTGCCGGCCTGGGTGCGACCGTTCTGGTAGACCGAGCGGGCGACCGACGACGTGAAGTCCGCGACCGAGTACGAGCGCTGGTACGAGTAGAACGCGCTCGCCTCGAACGAACCGGCAAACCGCTTCGCGAGGCCGGCGGTCACGCCGTACGAGTAGTCGCCCTTGGAGTTGGTGAGGTCATAGACGCCGCCACCCGAGGTGCCGCCATACTTGGAGCCGTGCTTCGCGATGGTGGTCGGCTGCCCGGTGGTTGCGTTGAGTGTGCCGTACATCACGCGGCCGTTCGCGTCGGTCGTGGTCGGGTCGGCCAGCTCGAGGTTCACCATGAACGGCGACTTGAGCGCGTAGGTGTAGACGGCATCCATGGTGCCCGTCAGGCCCCAGGGCAGCTTGCGGTCGAAGCCGAGCGTGGCGCGGACGACCTGCGGCTGCTTGTAGTTCGGGTCGGCGGTGTTGATGGTGCCGATGGTGCTGCCGACGCCCGGTCCCGAGCCGTTGGAACAGGTCTGCGGGGCATTCAGGATGTTCTCCGGCGTGAACGCCGGCACAATGGCCTGCGGGCAGGTGAACTGGGCGATGCCGCTGTTGCCGTTGGCGGTGTAGAGGTTCGACATCCAGACGTACGACGGCGTGCCAGAGAAGAAGCCGACGCCGCCGCGGACCTGCGTCCGCCCGTTCGAGCCGCCCGGAGTGAAGTTGAAGCCGAGGCGCGGGTTGATGTTGGTGTTGGTCGGGATCTCATCGGTCTTGCGCCCGAAGTCCGTGAAGGCATCCGCGAGCACGGTCGGCTTGTCCTTGAAGCGCGGCACTTCCGCACGGACGCCGTAGGTCAGCGTCAGCGCCGGATTCACCGTCCACTGGTCCTGCAGGTAGAACGACAGGTTCGACGTCGTGAAGCGGGCGATCGGGTCGCCGCGGCCGACGCCGACGCCGTACGCGAAGGCCGTCCCGGCCTCGAGCGCTTCCATCGACTCGAAGCGCCACGAGCCGAAGGCGTTCTGCCAGAAGGCGTTGCGGATCTTGTACACCTCGGCGCGCGCACCGAGCGTGACCAAGTGCCCATTGCCGAGCGGCATGGTGAGGTCGTTGCGGAACTCGAGCACGTCCTGGTCCAGCTGGTTGATGTGCGAGTTCGAGTCCGGGCCGGCGCGGAGCGCCACCAGGGTGCCCGCCACAAGCGGCGACGGGACGTTGCTGACGGTCACCTGCGGACCGATGTTGTCGAACACGCGAGCGAAGCGCTGGCGGATCACGCCGAGCTGCAATTCGTTGGTCGCGCCGTTGTTGAAGTTCGAGAAGAACTGGCCCGTGATCGACGACGACCACTCGTCGCGCTTGAAGCGGTTCGACGAGAGCGTGAACGTCGACGTGGAGCGCGAGAAATCGTCACCCTGCGACTTGTTGTAGATGCCGCGGAGCACGACGCGGTTCTTCGACGACACCGCCCAGTCGAGGCGGCCGACGAGGTTGGTGATCGGGTTCTTGTTGAACTCCTGCCCGCCCGAACCACCGTCGATGCCATACTGTGCCAGCGCCGCGTTGAAGCGGTCCACCAGCGCCTGGTCGACGCGCAGCTGCTGCGCGGCGTCCTGCGGCTGGCCGATGTACGGGCCGAAGGCCGGCTGGTTGGCCGACGTCCCTTCCGCCGCGGCGAAGAAGTGGAGCTTGTCCTTGATGATCGGGCCACCCAGCGAGCCGCCGTACTGGCGGCGCAGGAACTTCGCACCCGAGTAGAGCGGAACGTTCGGCACCAGGTCCTGGTTCCGGGTGGTGTAGAAGCCGGTGCCCGCGAACTTGTTGGTGCCGTTCTTGGTCACGGCGCTGATCAAGCCGCCGGTGAAGCCGCCCAGGGTCACGTTGTACGGCGAGACGACGACCTGATACTCCTTGACCGCTTCGAGCGAGATGCCGCGGCCGTTGGCCTGGCCACCGAGCTCGCCGGTGTCGGAGAGGCCGAACTTGTCGTTCTGCGTCGTGCCGTCGACCTGGATCGCGTTGTAGCGATAGTTCTGGCCGGCGATCGAGACTTCACCCGCGTTGGCGGGCGCCGGGTTGGTCACCACCTGCGGCGTCAACCGGACGAAGTCCTGCAGCAGCCGATTCAGCGTCGGCAGGCGCCGCACCGAGGAGTCGGAGATGAAGGTCTGCGCCCCGGTCCGCGTCGGGGCGAACTCGGAGCTGGCGGCCGCGGCCGTGGTGACGATTTCCTGCAGCGTCACCGCCTGGCGCCCCATCGTGAAGTCGGCACGGGCCGTCTGCGACAGGAGCACCCGGACCCCTTCGCGGGCCTGCGGGCCGAAGCCGATCGCGGCCACCGCGACACGGTAGGTCCCGGTCTCGAGACCGGAGACGACATAGCGACCGTTCTCGCGCGTCGTCGTGATGCGGGAGAAGCCGGTCGACGGGCTGGTGATCCGGACCGTCGCGCCAGCCAGCACGCCGCCAGCCGAGTCCATCACCGTACCGGCAATACCGCCCGTCGTGACACCCTGCGCGCGGCCGACCGTCGGCAGCGCCAGCATGGCGACGATCGCGCTCGACACTGCCAGTGTCAAACGAAGAAAGCGTTGCATCGTTGCTCCTGAAGAATTGCGGATGAGAGGGGCCGCGACAGGGGTCTGGGTCAGGGACCTGACACCCCCAAAAGCGGCAGGCGAAATGTCGTTCCCGATCGGAAGTCGCGCAAGCAAGCCCCCCCAAGGGGGGGTCACGGGTCAGTCACAAGAGTGAATTCTTATTGGGGGGAGGGGGGGGAAGTGACCAGTGACCTGTGACCTGTGACCCGTGACCCGTTGGGGGGACCCCCTGGTTACGGGTCACTGGTTACGGGTCACTGGTTACGGGTCACTGGTCCCTCTTCCCTCCAAACCGCCGCCACACGAAATACACCGGCACCCCCACCAAAATGATCCCGAAGGTCACCCCATTCTGGGCCGGGTTCGACAGCAGGGCATTGGCCACCATCCCGAGCGAGGCCAGCAGGAAGATGGCGGGCGTCAGCGGGTAGCCCAGGGTCCGGTAGGGCCGCTCCACGTCCGGGCTCCGCTTCCGGAGCACGAAGACCCCGGCGACCGCCATGGCGTAGAAGGGCCACGACCCCAGGACGAAGCGGTCGGCCAGCTCGGCAAAGGAGTTCTGCATGACGTAGGCGACGCCAAGGGCCGCCGTCAGCCAGATCGCCACCGACGGGGTCTGGAAGCGGGGGGAGACCCGGGCAATCACCGGGAAGATCAGCTTCTGCTCGCTCATGGCGAAGAAGATCCGCGGGCCGGTCATCACCGAGCCGTTGACCGAGCCGAAGCAGGAGATCATCACCACCCCGGAGATGATCGCCGCCCCGGCGCCCCCAAAGAGCGCGATGCGGCTGGCCGTCTCGGACGCCACCCGCTGGATCGTGGCCATCTCGGCGGCCGGGATCATGTAGAGGTAGGCGGCGTTCACGAAGAGGTAGATCGCCACGATCGCCACCGTCCCGAGGATCAGCGCCTTCGGGAGGTTCCGCCCCGGCTCCTTCACCTCGCCCCCGATGAACGAGAGGTTCGACCAGCCGTCGTAGGTCCACATGATCGGCACCAGCGCCGTCAGCATGGTGGAGAGGGTCACCGTGGCGGCCGGCGAGGGGGTCACGAAGTTCGCCGTGGTCCCGCCGCCGACCGCGAAGGCAAAGAGCCCCAGCCCCAGCATGGCGCCGTATTTGAGAATGGTGGTGACGTTCATCAGGAGCGACGCCAGCCCCACCCCCAGGTAGTTGAGCAGGGCGATCACCAGGATCACCCCCGAGGCCACCAGGCGCTCCTGCTGGTCGGTGAGCGGGAAGAACTCCCCCAGGTAGGTGGCGAAGACCAGCGAGATCCCGCCGATCGCCGCGGCGCGGATCACCGTCAGCTCGGCCCAGCCATAGAGGAAGGCCGGTAGCGGGCCGAACGCCTCGAGGATGTAGGCAAAGATCCCCCCCGACCGCGGGTAGGCCGCCGCCAGTTCGGCGATCGTCAACGCCCCGGTCAGGGTGACGATGCCACCCACCACCCAGATGAGCAGCATCGCCTGCGGATCGCCCAGGGCGGCCGCGACTTCCCGGGGGACGCGGAAGATCCCGCTTCCGATCGTCGTCCCCACCAGGACGGCGGCGGCACTCCAGAGGCCAAGATGACGCGGGAGGCGCTCGTCCATGGGGGAATTCCTTGAGGGGGGTCCGACGGCGGGGTAGATTGCCCGCTTGGAAAACTGACACCATGAGGCCGTCGCGCCTAGGGGCGACGACCGTGAGGAACAATAGATCCATGACTGACGCTGCCCCCAACGCCGTGGCCCTGCCCCAGCCCTCCCTGCTGGCGGACCTGGTCACCCTGACCAAGCCGCGGATCATCTCGCTTCTGCTGGTCACCACCATCGCCCCGATGTTCATCACCCCCGCTGGCATGCCCGGGGCTGGGGTTGATCGGTTGGGTGACGTTGGCGGGCTATCTGATGGCCGGCGGCGCCAACGCGATCAACATGTGGTTCGATCGGGACATCGACGACCGGATGACGCGCACCAAGCTGCGCCCCGTCCCGTCCGGGCGGATGCCGGCCAACGCCGCCCTCCTCTTCGGCATCACCCTCGGCGCCGTCGCGTTCACGCTCTTCTGGACCTTCGTGAATCCGCTGTCGGCGTGGCTCGCGCTGGCGGGGCTGCTCTTCTACGTCTTCATCTACACCGTGTGGCTCAAGCGATCGTCGCCGCAGAACATCGTGATCGGTGGTGCCGCCGGCGCCTTCCCGCCGGTGGTCGGCTGGGCCGCGATGACCGGCTCGGTGGACCTCGGCGCGCTCTACCTCTTCGCGATCGTCTTCTACTGGACCCCGCCGCATTTCTGGGCGCTGGCCCTCAACAAGCAGCGCGACTACGGCAACGCCGGGATCCCGATGATGCCGAATGTGCACGGCGTCCCCGAGACCAAGCGGCAGATGCTGCTTTACACCCTGATGCTGATCCCCT
The DNA window shown above is from Gemmatimonadota bacterium and carries:
- a CDS encoding LptF/LptG family permease encodes the protein MRLLSRHILRSLAAPFGWGVVALTGMLLLNQLYSLIDRFGGKGLPFSVMGEAILLALPALLTLTLPMSVLTSALYAYGQLAADLEMVAMYANGVSVWRMARPALLAACVISGINFLVFDQVVPRSNARFTTLQQDVVQKLPTLTLRPQVLNPLPNQYVLRAAEIDPVSGALTDVTIYDLSSYQGSRVIRAARGVMGEAPNRTDLVLTLYDGVATEVKSIEPGRLERTTFAVNRVRVPGVANQLTRSTNQWDRSDRELTGCELLMGIDSAAWYRKEGKSEREVLTRRDLRRLAGLPALPPPAIRQMPALPTRCAAYRPVERWFERLILGREDTAFTPPVLPPPAPTVTAESIKTVDSFRPSLPVMPAPGGPVVTPATPPPGVIYRLPGQPAPGSAPTDSAVKQDSTAPKVVDSVTAPVLKPRPASLPPETTATVVPAPVVAPPTITATTATADGAPAPLVDGGVAGQAAVNAPQQGFLVPPTEVAPVTGLASTIVDVNSARYQDERNLKTTREFGVEYHKKFAIPLSAFGFVLVAMALALKYPRSGIGLVIGGSLLIFLGFYVLLIGGENLANVGYISPAMAMYAPLVIFTLLGLVMVASANREMGTSRTSGILQAIGEAVQSLLRRRRPEAA
- a CDS encoding LptF/LptG family permease; the encoded protein is MKLLGTLDRYVLRQWLGTFLLSAIGIPLVAVLINLSERFGPLTRKGVPVPDILLGELYFLPYQMTTLLPAAVLFATVFTLNGMGRYSELTAVKAGGVSFWRLILPMILLATLAVPANFALQEAAATSSSRQKELHQERLNSSSALGRYNFAFISTSGWTYAIHELQRKEGVMLGVLLTPPQAAPGQPEGWIISADSARWSKRRQLWVLHQGAMYQVGDSGQRVETVRFTSLRLKTMRETPTMLLDEGKKGEEMRIGEFRDYLDLLERSGTKPGMLAVDYRLKFALPFACLIVALFGAPLAVTNPRAGAALGLAIALGTTLVYLTGTQIMKAIGGKDYVDPTVAAWAMNGVFLVLALGLLRKVRS
- a CDS encoding TonB-dependent receptor, yielding MQRFLRLTLAVSSAIVAMLALPTVGRAQGVTTGGIAGTVMDSAGGVLAGATVRITSPSTGFSRITTTRENGRYVVSGLETGTYRVAVAAIGFGPQAREGVRVLLSQTARADFTMGRQAVTLQEIVTTAAAASSEFAPTRTGAQTFISDSSVRRLPTLNRLLQDFVRLTPQVVTNPAPANAGEVSIAGQNYRYNAIQVDGTTQNDKFGLSDTGELGGQANGRGISLEAVKEYQVVVSPYNVTLGGFTGGLISAVTKNGTNKFAGTGFYTTRNQDLVPNVPLYSGAKFLRRQYGGSLGGPIIKDKLHFFAAAEGTSANQPAFGPYIGQPQDAAQQLRVDQALVDRFNAALAQYGIDGGSGGQEFNKNPITNLVGRLDWAVSSKNRVVLRGIYNKSQGDDFSRSTSTFTLSSNRFKRDEWSSSITGQFFSNFNNGATNELQLGVIRQRFARVFDNIGPQVTVSNVPSPLVAGTLVALRAGPDSNSHINQLDQDVLEFRNDLTMPLGNGHLVTLGARAEVYKIRNAFWQNAFGSWRFESMEALEAGTAFAYGVGVGRGDPIARFTTSNLSFYLQDQWTVNPALTLTYGVRAEVPRFKDKPTVLADAFTDFGRKTDEIPTNTNINPRLGFNFTPGGSNGRTQVRGGVGFFSGTPSYVWMSNLYTANGNSGIAQFTCPQAIVPAFTPENILNAPQTCSNGSGPGVGSTIGTINTADPNYKQPQVVRATLGFDRKLPWGLTGTMDAVYTYALKSPFMVNLELADPTTTDANGRVMYGTLNATTGQPTTIAKHGSKYGGTSGGGVYDLTNSKGDYSYGVTAGLAKRFAGSFEASAFYSYQRSYSVADFTSSVARSVYQNGRTQAGNQLDTQVDPSSFDRPHRITASMTYTAPWKNFPTDISFIYIGQSGTNFTYTYSGANNRGDRNADGVATNDPIYIAPSSAQMAFVQNGTFTAAQQAAAYDALLKDEPCIAKQKGEIMGRNTCRNPWFNQLDLSVRQSLPGMRGQKLTLQADIFNFLNFLNQDWGQYKQNNRFPQVSLLTVTGQTADGRPTVQMDTRIGDRTFRYPKALNSVSYWQGQVSLRYAF
- a CDS encoding amino acid permease; the encoded protein is MDERLPRHLGLWSAAAVLVGTTIGSGIFRVPREVAAALGDPQAMLLIWVVGGIVTLTGALTIAELAAAYPRSGGIFAYILEAFGPLPAFLYGWAELTVIRAAAIGGISLVFATYLGEFFPLTDQQERLVASGVILVIALLNYLGVGLASLLMNVTTILKYGAMLGLGLFAFAVGGGTTANFVTPSPAATVTLSTMLTALVPIMWTYDGWSNLSFIGGEVKEPGRNLPKALILGTVAIVAIYLFVNAAYLYMIPAAEMATIQRVASETASRIALFGGAGAAIISGVVMISCFGSVNGSVMTGPRIFFAMSEQKLIFPVIARVSPRFQTPSVAIWLTAALGVAYVMQNSFAELADRFVLGSWPFYAMAVAGVFVLRKRSPDVERPYRTLGYPLTPAIFLLASLGMVANALLSNPAQNGVTFGIILVGVPVYFVWRRFGGKRDQ
- a CDS encoding protoheme IX farnesyltransferase; this translates as MIGWVTLAGYLMAGGANAINMWFDRDIDDRMTRTKLRPVPSGRMPANAALLFGITLGAVAFTLFWTFVNPLSAWLALAGLLFYVFIYTVWLKRSSPQNIVIGGAAGAFPPVVGWAAMTGSVDLGALYLFAIVFYWTPPHFWALALNKQRDYGNAGIPMMPNVHGVPETKRQMLLYTLMLIPFTLMPAVVGIQGLFYGVAATLLGARFLQLCWVIAKEDGVTPTTWRLYKYSLSYLALLFVAMAVDRWVPFGHRAIQAQEIQLGSATSLTPDAAAAASGAHTDH